A window of Anas acuta chromosome 8, bAnaAcu1.1, whole genome shotgun sequence contains these coding sequences:
- the RWDD3 gene encoding RWD domain-containing protein 3 isoform X1 has translation MPGALGAGCAGALRGCPRWEGQSGAPLAAARSWLRGGAVGAQRLQDPWLRVVCASLGLAAIAQSTHFRETHGITFRIQINVKELLDTDILLKLLFHLPVNYPSTLPEISVNSDQLTRAQCTDVKDKLLEEAKKHLSEPMVHELVLWIQENLKYVIKQPATVYNEKTTLSKAESTEDAIWMLLLHLDHMRAKAKYVKTVEKWASDLRLTGRLMFMGKIILILLQGDRSNIKEYLILQKTSKVDVDSSGKKCKEKMISVLCETKVQPQHKRFQMFEVKEYSTLDELQKEFEAAGLATLFSEFVPPLLK, from the exons ATGCCCGGCGCTCTGGgtgcgggctgtgcaggggcgCTGCGGGGGTGCCCTAGGTGGGAAGGGCAGAGCGGCGCCCCGCTTGCTGCCGCCCGCTCCTGGCTGCGGGGCGGGGCGGTGGGAGCGCAGCGGCTGCAGGATCCGTGGCTCCGCGTTGTCTGCGCCAGCCTTGGCTTGGCGGCCATTGCTCAGAGCACGCATTTTAGAG aaaCGCATGGAATCACATTTAGAATTCAAATCAACGTGAAAGAACTACTGGATACAGATATACTTCTAAAGCTGTTATTTCATTTGCCAGTTAATTATCCATCAACTCTACCAGAAATTTCTGTTAACTCAGACCAGCTTACAAGGGCCCAGTGTACAGATGTGAAAGATAAATTACTTgaagaagcaaagaaacatCTTTCTGAACCCATGGTGCATGAGCTGGTTCTTTGGATACAGGAGAATCTTAAATATGTCATTAAGCAACCAGCAACAGTTTACAATGAAAAAACTACTTTGTCAAAAGCAGAAAGTACAGAGGACGCTATCTGGATGCTCCTTTTGCATTTAGATCACATGAGAGCAAAGGCAAAATACGTCAAAACTGTGGAAAAATGGGCTTCAGATCTAAGGCTGACTGGAAGACTGATGTTCATGGGCAAGATAATATTGATTCTTCTTCAGGGTGACAGGAGCAACATTAAG GAGTACTTGATTCTTCAGAAAACTTCTAAGGTAGATGTGGACTCAAGcggaaagaaatgcaaagagaaaatgattaGTGTACTGTGTGAGACAAAAGTACAACCACAGCATAAAAG GTTTCAGATGTTTGAAGTCAAAGAATATTCAACGCTGGATGAGCTACAAAAGGAATTTGAAGCTGCAGGACTTGCGACTCTCTTCTCTGAGTTTGTGCCTCCTctcttaaagtaa
- the RWDD3 gene encoding RWD domain-containing protein 3 isoform X2, whose amino-acid sequence MSGQALEELSALAAIYCEPDACEVLAVSETHGITFRIQINVKELLDTDILLKLLFHLPVNYPSTLPEISVNSDQLTRAQCTDVKDKLLEEAKKHLSEPMVHELVLWIQENLKYVIKQPATVYNEKTTLSKAESTEDAIWMLLLHLDHMRAKAKYVKTVEKWASDLRLTGRLMFMGKIILILLQGDRSNIKEYLILQKTSKVDVDSSGKKCKEKMISVLCETKVQPQHKRFQMFEVKEYSTLDELQKEFEAAGLATLFSEFVPPLLK is encoded by the exons ATGTCGGGGCAGGCGCTGGAGGAGCTCTCGGCGCTCGCCGCCATCTACTGCGAGCCGGACGCCTGCGAGGTGCTGGCGGTCTCAG aaaCGCATGGAATCACATTTAGAATTCAAATCAACGTGAAAGAACTACTGGATACAGATATACTTCTAAAGCTGTTATTTCATTTGCCAGTTAATTATCCATCAACTCTACCAGAAATTTCTGTTAACTCAGACCAGCTTACAAGGGCCCAGTGTACAGATGTGAAAGATAAATTACTTgaagaagcaaagaaacatCTTTCTGAACCCATGGTGCATGAGCTGGTTCTTTGGATACAGGAGAATCTTAAATATGTCATTAAGCAACCAGCAACAGTTTACAATGAAAAAACTACTTTGTCAAAAGCAGAAAGTACAGAGGACGCTATCTGGATGCTCCTTTTGCATTTAGATCACATGAGAGCAAAGGCAAAATACGTCAAAACTGTGGAAAAATGGGCTTCAGATCTAAGGCTGACTGGAAGACTGATGTTCATGGGCAAGATAATATTGATTCTTCTTCAGGGTGACAGGAGCAACATTAAG GAGTACTTGATTCTTCAGAAAACTTCTAAGGTAGATGTGGACTCAAGcggaaagaaatgcaaagagaaaatgattaGTGTACTGTGTGAGACAAAAGTACAACCACAGCATAAAAG GTTTCAGATGTTTGAAGTCAAAGAATATTCAACGCTGGATGAGCTACAAAAGGAATTTGAAGCTGCAGGACTTGCGACTCTCTTCTCTGAGTTTGTGCCTCCTctcttaaagtaa